The sequence TGTAAAGATATTGCAATTTATTTCACTGTAAAGGCTATGAATATGATCAAAAAAGGAATCTATCGTCATTACAAAGGCTACACATACCAAGTGATCGATAGCGCGCGCCATTCAGAAACATTAGAAGATATGGTGGTGTATCGTGCATTATATGGCGAACACGAGCTATGGGTAAGACCGCTTGCCATGTTTCTTGAAAATGTAGAAATCGATGGAAAACTTCAAAAACGTTTTGAATTAATCGATTAAGATTTCAATCCCTTCGGGGATATGAATATTATTTTTCACAACTAGTAATCCTTATTATCGAAAAGGTCAATAATCGATAATAAGCCCCTTTGCTATCACCATAGATGATAATAAGGGGCCAAGATGAGAGCTTCCTCTATCCATAAAACCTGCATGCGGTATACTACTTTTAAA is a genomic window of Candidatus Babeliales bacterium containing:
- a CDS encoding DUF1653 domain-containing protein — translated: MNMIKKGIYRHYKGYTYQVIDSARHSETLEDMVVYRALYGEHELWVRPLAMFLENVEIDGKLQKRFELID